The following proteins are encoded in a genomic region of Acidobacteriota bacterium:
- the queG gene encoding tRNA epoxyqueuosine(34) reductase QueG: MADTLTDALKRRAVDEGFDDIAIADAAPLPRDGAALAAWLGHGFHGTMAWMDRHPERRKDPSAVVPDCRSVVTVTMNYWRETPKPPPDRFGRVARYAQSRDYHKVMGKRLKHLAQWLEDESGQATRAFVDTAPILERGWAQQSGIGWIGKNANLLTQGRGSWLLLGELLTCASLQADADGPHADHCGTCTACLDACPTDAIVADGVVDATRCISYWTIEHRGSIPESIRSGLDGWVFGCDVCQDVCPWNERFAEEADPASIESRDDLRGLDPADLLDLDEVTFRVRYSGTPLMRARWDGMRRNAAIVLGNQGDRRHLELLRKHREDPQPHIRESVTWAIAQIEGRSR; encoded by the coding sequence ATGGCTGACACGCTGACCGATGCGTTGAAGCGGCGGGCCGTCGACGAGGGGTTCGATGACATCGCCATCGCGGATGCTGCGCCGTTGCCGCGTGACGGTGCCGCGCTGGCGGCCTGGCTGGGCCACGGATTCCACGGGACCATGGCGTGGATGGACCGCCACCCTGAACGCCGGAAAGACCCGAGCGCCGTCGTGCCGGACTGTCGCAGCGTCGTGACGGTGACGATGAACTACTGGAGGGAGACACCGAAGCCTCCGCCGGATCGATTCGGTCGTGTCGCCCGCTACGCTCAGAGCCGCGACTATCACAAGGTGATGGGGAAACGACTGAAACATCTGGCGCAGTGGCTCGAGGACGAGAGTGGGCAGGCGACGAGAGCGTTCGTGGATACCGCACCGATCCTCGAACGGGGCTGGGCTCAGCAGTCGGGGATCGGGTGGATCGGGAAGAACGCCAACCTGCTGACCCAGGGTCGAGGATCGTGGCTGCTGCTAGGAGAGCTCCTGACCTGCGCGTCGTTGCAGGCGGACGCCGATGGCCCTCACGCCGATCATTGTGGGACCTGCACGGCCTGTCTCGATGCGTGTCCCACCGACGCCATCGTCGCCGATGGGGTCGTTGATGCGACTCGCTGCATCTCGTACTGGACGATCGAGCATCGAGGGTCGATCCCGGAGTCGATTCGATCGGGTCTTGACGGCTGGGTCTTCGGTTGCGACGTCTGTCAGGACGTCTGCCCATGGAACGAGCGGTTCGCCGAGGAGGCAGACCCCGCGTCCATCGAATCGCGAGACGATCTCCGAGGACTCGATCCGGCGGACTTGTTGGATCTTGACGAGGTGACGTTTCGGGTGCGGTATTCGGGCACGCCGCTGATGCGCGCGCGCTGGGATGGCATGCGTCGCAACGCGGCCATTGTCCTCGGCAATCAAGGCGATCGGCGGCATCTGGAGCTTTTGCGGAAGCATCGAGAGGATCCGCAACCCCACATTCGTGAGAGCGTGACCTGGGCGATCGCACAGATCGAAGGCCGTTCTCGGTGA
- a CDS encoding RNA methyltransferase has product MASASVEQVRFVLARPQTAGNIGSVARVLKNFGFGNLVIADPGCDPHGGDAYRMAVDAADLLRGATVHDTLDDALEGAQTVVGATARTGKYRHPHWRLDQLAVGLAPHRDQSMALMFGREDHGLSDVELDRCTHLVYLPSVPAYPSLNLSQALGLVAYELRLSTLDGPRTPLAESVPASHEQREAFYRQFEEGLLGIGFIDERTSATILRRFRRLIGRAGATDDEVQMLRGLARQISWAAGQIRGDDG; this is encoded by the coding sequence GTGGCGTCGGCCTCTGTCGAACAGGTTCGTTTCGTCCTGGCCCGACCACAGACGGCGGGCAATATCGGCTCCGTCGCCCGTGTCCTGAAGAATTTCGGATTCGGGAATCTGGTGATCGCCGACCCCGGATGTGATCCGCACGGTGGCGACGCCTATCGGATGGCGGTCGACGCGGCCGATCTGCTGCGGGGCGCCACCGTTCATGACACCCTCGACGACGCCCTGGAGGGCGCACAGACCGTCGTGGGTGCGACGGCGCGGACCGGTAAGTATCGTCATCCCCACTGGCGTCTGGACCAACTGGCCGTCGGTCTCGCGCCCCATCGGGATCAGTCGATGGCGTTGATGTTCGGTCGCGAGGACCACGGACTGTCGGACGTCGAACTCGATCGTTGCACCCATCTGGTCTATCTGCCTTCGGTCCCGGCCTACCCGTCACTCAACCTCAGTCAGGCGTTGGGCCTGGTGGCGTACGAGCTTCGTCTCTCGACCCTCGACGGCCCGCGGACGCCTCTCGCAGAATCGGTCCCGGCATCCCACGAGCAACGGGAGGCCTTCTACCGTCAGTTCGAGGAGGGGCTGCTTGGAATTGGCTTCATCGACGAGCGAACCTCGGCGACGATTCTCCGTCGGTTTCGCCGGTTGATCGGTCGGGCGGGTGCCACCGACGACGAGGTTCAGATGCTTCGTGGGCTGGCCCGGCAGATCTCGTGGGCCGCAGGGCAAATACGGGGCGACGATGGCTGA
- a CDS encoding amidohydrolase family protein, with the protein MVALHQARWLLPIDTPPIEWGGIVVDDHRIVAVGVASELKRHYPDASATDHGDRVLLPGLINAHTHLELSWMGAEPLPRGDYALWLERLLETRTRIDLSSAKNAAADALAFAIDHGTAAFGDICNDTWVAEVVSARPEVDGVLFHELLGMNPENAATTLEHGHRQVRTIGQRPDWPNDRWTVRPTPHASHSVSQPLLQALAEQGRRDAAPLSIHLAESPAEVELLTTGRGSLRPLFDRYGFTTENYVPPAQGPVEYAERCGLLYSGTLLVHGVQLSRHCFPLLRSRGVTVVTCPRSNRWLGVGTAPVTEFVAAGIPVALGTDSLASVEDLDPFVELAALCEAAPGLSTIDAVRIATLNGARALGLADRLGSLAPGKRDRVLAIDLDGSNQDPHDAVCNNPSARKWIG; encoded by the coding sequence GTGGTGGCGTTGCATCAGGCTCGCTGGCTCTTGCCGATCGACACCCCGCCCATCGAGTGGGGCGGGATCGTTGTGGACGACCATCGGATCGTCGCCGTGGGCGTGGCGTCGGAACTCAAACGGCATTACCCCGACGCTTCCGCCACCGATCACGGCGACCGCGTCCTTCTGCCCGGACTGATCAACGCCCACACCCATCTGGAGCTCTCGTGGATGGGGGCCGAGCCGTTGCCACGGGGCGACTACGCTCTCTGGCTGGAGAGACTGCTCGAGACACGGACCCGGATCGACCTCTCGTCCGCAAAGAACGCCGCCGCCGATGCGCTGGCGTTCGCCATCGACCACGGCACCGCGGCGTTCGGCGATATCTGCAACGACACCTGGGTCGCCGAGGTCGTGAGTGCACGGCCGGAGGTCGACGGGGTTCTGTTTCATGAGCTCCTGGGTATGAACCCCGAGAACGCTGCGACGACGCTCGAGCACGGGCACCGGCAGGTAAGGACCATCGGGCAACGACCCGATTGGCCCAACGATCGTTGGACGGTGCGCCCGACGCCCCACGCGTCGCACAGTGTCTCGCAGCCGTTGCTTCAGGCGTTGGCGGAGCAGGGGCGACGGGATGCGGCCCCGTTGAGCATCCACCTGGCGGAGAGTCCTGCCGAGGTCGAGCTCTTGACCACCGGTCGCGGGAGTCTCCGACCTCTCTTCGACCGATACGGGTTCACCACGGAGAACTACGTCCCACCGGCGCAAGGCCCCGTCGAGTACGCGGAACGCTGTGGCCTTCTCTACTCCGGGACGTTGTTGGTCCACGGCGTCCAGCTGTCTCGGCACTGCTTCCCATTACTCCGATCGCGCGGCGTCACGGTGGTCACCTGCCCGCGGAGCAATCGCTGGCTCGGCGTGGGCACGGCACCGGTCACGGAATTCGTCGCCGCCGGCATCCCGGTCGCGTTGGGGACGGATTCGTTGGCGTCGGTCGAGGATCTGGACCCGTTCGTAGAACTTGCCGCGTTGTGCGAAGCCGCCCCTGGACTCTCGACGATCGACGCAGTGAGGATCGCCACCCTGAATGGTGCGCGGGCCCTCGGGCTCGCCGATCGGCTCGGTAGCCTGGCACCGGGGAAGCGAGACAGGGTGCTGGCGATCGACCTCGATGGATCCAATCAGGATCCCCACGACGCGGTGTGCAACAATCCCTCGGCACGGAAATGGATCGGCTAG
- a CDS encoding UbiX family flavin prenyltransferase, whose product MTGKSDRMRVVVAITGASGAIYAVRFVKAALEHGLDVDCVVSDYGKRLLIEECELNLKTEPLVDWLDRRYGPAERTGTLTEYSVHDLGAPLASGSRKWDAMVVVPCSMKTLSGIRHGSSTNLIERAADVTLKERRPLLLVPRESPLNQIHLENLADVGRVGATVVPAMPAFYYGPTTFEDLADFIAGRLLALLGIPHELTRAWDG is encoded by the coding sequence ATGACAGGCAAATCGGATCGGATGCGGGTGGTCGTCGCGATCACCGGTGCCAGCGGTGCCATCTACGCGGTGCGGTTCGTCAAGGCCGCGCTGGAGCACGGCCTCGACGTGGACTGCGTCGTCAGCGACTATGGAAAGCGTCTCCTCATCGAGGAGTGTGAGCTCAACCTCAAGACCGAACCGCTGGTCGACTGGTTGGATCGTCGTTACGGGCCTGCCGAGCGAACGGGCACGTTGACCGAGTACTCGGTGCATGACCTGGGTGCCCCACTGGCGTCGGGGTCCCGGAAATGGGATGCGATGGTGGTCGTCCCCTGCTCGATGAAGACCCTGTCGGGAATCCGTCACGGCTCGTCGACAAACCTGATCGAGCGGGCGGCGGATGTCACCCTCAAGGAACGTCGTCCACTCCTGCTGGTTCCTCGTGAGTCTCCGCTCAATCAGATCCATCTGGAGAATCTCGCCGACGTCGGTCGCGTCGGTGCCACAGTGGTTCCGGCCATGCCCGCGTTCTACTACGGCCCGACCACCTTCGAGGATCTGGCCGACTTCATCGCCGGCCGCCTCCTGGCACTCCTCGGCATCCCACACGAACTGACGCGGGCCTGGGACGGCTAG
- a CDS encoding glycosyltransferase family 9 protein produces MTSIRLQQVHRRTAVLPGAGPRLPGVRRLLAIRHDRLGDLVLTLPALASLRSAYPDCQLACMVAPEWIPIAQQFDPVDAVLPFRPSSRENIRTIREFRPDLAICMTRSAGSAWQTLRGGVPQRVGTSHRLYSPLFHHRVDRRRRHGGLHEVDYARDFAMQVGGEPDAPRFPWTLPESQRERGALLGRDLRAGLGLTDEAPLVVLHAGSGGSCPTWPVAHHRLLGQRLTKLGFAVVHSMGPAEATWEAEGLFGDDSGAIFRGGLQELCGLVLHADAVVGSSTGPIHVAAALGRPVLAIHGPWPTCGATRWGPYSVGGWAVIVGDERDGDWSRRRRRRDGQRLLGSLTPEDVVPMVEALIAGRPLAG; encoded by the coding sequence ATGACGTCGATCCGTCTCCAGCAGGTCCATCGCCGTACCGCGGTCCTACCCGGTGCGGGTCCGCGTCTGCCGGGCGTTCGACGACTGCTGGCGATCCGCCACGATCGCCTGGGCGATCTCGTCCTCACCCTACCGGCGCTGGCGAGTCTCCGGTCCGCGTACCCCGACTGTCAGCTGGCCTGCATGGTGGCACCCGAGTGGATCCCGATCGCCCAACAGTTCGACCCCGTGGATGCGGTCTTGCCCTTCCGTCCGTCGTCCCGCGAGAACATCCGCACGATCCGTGAGTTCCGGCCGGATCTTGCGATCTGTATGACCCGCAGCGCCGGAAGCGCGTGGCAGACGCTCCGCGGCGGGGTCCCGCAAAGGGTCGGCACATCCCATCGGCTCTACAGCCCGTTGTTCCATCATCGTGTCGACCGACGACGTCGCCACGGTGGCCTGCATGAGGTGGACTACGCACGGGACTTCGCCATGCAGGTCGGCGGCGAGCCCGACGCCCCGCGATTCCCGTGGACGTTGCCGGAATCTCAGCGTGAGCGTGGGGCGCTTCTCGGCCGGGATCTCCGGGCCGGTCTAGGTTTGACGGACGAGGCGCCGTTGGTCGTCCTTCACGCCGGTAGCGGCGGTTCGTGTCCAACCTGGCCCGTGGCCCATCACCGCTTGTTGGGGCAACGGCTGACGAAGCTCGGGTTCGCCGTGGTTCATTCGATGGGGCCCGCGGAAGCAACGTGGGAGGCCGAGGGTCTCTTCGGCGACGATTCGGGCGCGATCTTTCGCGGAGGGCTTCAGGAACTTTGTGGACTCGTGCTCCACGCGGATGCGGTGGTCGGCTCCAGCACGGGTCCTATCCACGTCGCGGCTGCGTTGGGGAGACCCGTCCTGGCCATTCATGGTCCGTGGCCGACGTGCGGGGCGACGCGTTGGGGTCCCTACTCTGTGGGCGGTTGGGCGGTCATCGTCGGCGACGAGCGAGACGGGGACTGGAGCCGTCGTCGTCGACGACGGGATGGCCAGAGACTCCTGGGGTCCTTGACGCCGGAGGACGTGGTTCCGATGGTAGAGGCGTTGATCGCCGGGAGGCCGCTGGCGGGCTAG
- a CDS encoding HAD family hydrolase has translation MALLVLFDIDGTLVDTDRAGRIALQQAFETLFGVTQFADKTRHVRFGGRTDPDIVEDLAIASGVAPETLRSHDAEFRLEYFRRLSVEMQRSNSRRRLYDGVLPLLERLQSEAVALGLVTGNFEQSARLKLTPFGINDYFPTGGFGSDDRQRARIAQISYERASRQHDTVFSPREVTVVGDTAMDVHCARENGFRAVAVRTGWAAAGEIDQAAADHVFDDLSDLPRALTALGVR, from the coding sequence ATGGCACTGCTGGTCCTATTCGATATCGACGGCACTCTGGTGGACACCGACCGTGCGGGTCGGATCGCGCTGCAGCAGGCATTCGAGACTCTTTTCGGCGTGACGCAGTTCGCGGACAAGACCCGACACGTCAGATTCGGCGGTCGCACCGACCCCGACATCGTGGAGGATTTGGCGATCGCGTCGGGTGTCGCCCCGGAGACGCTGCGATCTCACGACGCCGAGTTTCGGCTGGAGTACTTTCGGCGACTCTCCGTCGAGATGCAGCGGTCCAACTCCAGGCGTCGACTCTACGACGGCGTCCTGCCGCTGTTGGAACGTCTGCAGTCGGAGGCGGTCGCCCTGGGTCTGGTCACCGGCAACTTCGAACAGAGCGCTCGGTTGAAACTGACGCCGTTTGGAATCAACGACTACTTCCCGACCGGCGGATTTGGTTCCGACGACCGACAACGGGCCCGAATCGCTCAGATCTCCTACGAGCGTGCTTCCCGTCAGCACGACACCGTCTTCTCTCCTCGGGAGGTGACGGTCGTCGGAGACACCGCGATGGATGTCCACTGCGCCAGAGAGAACGGGTTCCGCGCCGTCGCGGTTCGAACGGGATGGGCGGCGGCAGGCGAGATCGACCAGGCCGCTGCCGATCATGTCTTCGACGATCTCTCGGACCTCCCTCGCGCCCTGACGGCGTTAGGCGTCCGCTAG
- a CDS encoding TlpA family protein disulfide reductase, whose amino-acid sequence MPRFLQIAALFLILPAPVFGAESCLEGPPRSWQACFQRNATPVGDILTAIGQRPDLPHQPVIELLVSLEKKTADTPTYDIARIDALAGRQLELGDPRATAATLREGLAARPVRTQPILKRGASAWKPSQATGGDSARAVRWARWLASAGQREIAVDLLQFATDLGENQWQTEDWAADYRGTVKSNAHPLLADRWYLPPANATLNVLGQPDPIELADLRGSVVILDFWATWCPPCVEGLPKLDTIQDRYRDENVRVFAVNSGEPPHVAVAFVEDHDLSLPVVTYDETLEREFSVSSLPTLIILDRTGRVRRRWDSYLEGSQELLPKIIDNLRKPDVPVEIGTVLTDRVGLRVRWMRDFPSRVSALAFARRGGHDFWLASVGTRLATIDRTGKIIHQWKDHPSFRRLVPLTASDGPDSRVLGFRPGARQIAIIDLKGPELREMTLDAAVFDAAGSGDGNLWVATQTGLHRQELQPEGGFGDRTAVGPAGLATAVDQDPGQSLLALVRTDDGAKLVEVDGSRNVVDLDTPPGRQPWAVERIGSSIAILPADVLAQSTARFDPDGNEKLVLALKSNHLVVIDVESREVDVRMKVDDIQALAVADTDGDGRDEIAVSAGRRLFILERTASR is encoded by the coding sequence ATGCCGCGTTTCCTGCAGATTGCTGCACTCTTCTTGATCCTGCCGGCGCCGGTATTCGGCGCGGAATCCTGCCTCGAAGGTCCTCCTCGAAGTTGGCAGGCTTGCTTCCAGCGGAACGCGACCCCCGTCGGCGACATCCTCACTGCCATCGGTCAGCGACCGGACCTACCCCACCAGCCGGTGATCGAACTCCTCGTCTCTCTTGAGAAGAAGACCGCCGACACACCGACCTACGACATTGCCAGGATCGACGCACTGGCCGGCCGTCAGCTGGAGCTCGGGGATCCCCGTGCCACGGCAGCGACCCTCCGCGAGGGGCTGGCCGCTCGCCCGGTCAGGACTCAGCCCATCTTGAAGCGAGGCGCGTCCGCCTGGAAGCCGAGCCAGGCGACCGGAGGCGACAGTGCCCGAGCCGTGCGTTGGGCTCGATGGCTGGCGTCGGCCGGCCAGCGGGAGATCGCCGTCGATCTTCTTCAATTCGCCACCGATCTCGGCGAGAACCAGTGGCAGACGGAAGACTGGGCCGCCGACTATCGCGGAACGGTCAAGTCGAACGCTCACCCTCTGCTGGCCGATCGTTGGTACCTGCCTCCGGCAAACGCGACGCTGAACGTGTTGGGTCAGCCGGACCCCATCGAACTGGCAGATCTCCGCGGCAGCGTCGTGATCCTCGACTTCTGGGCAACCTGGTGTCCTCCTTGCGTCGAGGGGCTTCCGAAGTTGGACACGATTCAGGACCGCTACCGGGACGAGAACGTTCGGGTGTTCGCGGTCAACTCCGGCGAGCCTCCTCACGTGGCGGTGGCCTTCGTCGAGGATCATGATTTGAGCCTCCCGGTCGTGACCTACGACGAGACGCTCGAACGCGAATTCTCCGTCTCAAGCTTGCCGACGTTGATCATCCTCGATCGGACGGGTCGTGTCCGCCGACGATGGGACAGCTACCTCGAAGGATCCCAGGAACTCCTGCCGAAGATCATCGACAATCTTCGGAAACCGGATGTGCCGGTCGAGATCGGGACCGTGCTGACCGATCGAGTAGGCCTGAGGGTGCGGTGGATGCGAGATTTCCCCTCGCGGGTCTCCGCTCTCGCGTTCGCTCGGCGCGGCGGGCACGATTTCTGGCTTGCCAGCGTCGGCACTCGGCTGGCGACGATCGATCGCACGGGAAAGATCATCCATCAGTGGAAGGACCACCCGTCGTTCCGTCGATTGGTCCCACTGACGGCGTCCGACGGCCCCGACTCCCGGGTGCTCGGGTTCCGACCGGGGGCCCGACAGATCGCGATCATCGATCTCAAGGGGCCTGAACTCCGCGAGATGACCCTCGATGCCGCCGTCTTCGATGCCGCGGGCAGCGGCGACGGGAATCTGTGGGTCGCGACGCAGACGGGTCTGCACCGACAGGAGTTGCAGCCCGAGGGCGGGTTCGGGGACCGAACCGCGGTGGGGCCGGCGGGTCTCGCGACCGCCGTCGATCAGGATCCCGGTCAGAGCCTGTTGGCCTTGGTCCGGACCGATGATGGCGCGAAGCTGGTCGAGGTGGATGGATCTCGTAACGTAGTCGACCTCGACACGCCACCGGGACGGCAGCCATGGGCCGTCGAGAGAATCGGTTCGTCCATCGCGATCCTGCCGGCCGACGTCCTTGCACAGTCGACGGCTCGGTTCGATCCCGACGGAAACGAGAAGCTGGTGCTGGCCCTCAAGTCGAATCACCTGGTCGTGATCGACGTGGAGAGCCGCGAGGTCGATGTCCGCATGAAGGTGGACGACATTCAGGCCCTGGCCGTGGCCGATACCGACGGTGACGGACGGGACGAGATCGCGGTCTCTGCCGGTCGTCGACTGTTCATCCTGGAGCGGACGGCAAGCCGCTAG
- a CDS encoding sigma-54 dependent transcriptional regulator, with the protein MASPGTARAQSRQMLEDAGYTVRTESDPAAAVRLAAEHRYDAVLFHTDLQSARGADRMRSLKLALAGTPVLALCSPSDPIRPSNALRHGADDYLMLPLDRHELRTRLRRILEMAELDSRVAYFQDQVSKRTSTQTLKAQSQSMQNVLERIDRVAPMRSTVLVVGESGVGKELVARSIHFKSTRTRAPFIPLNCAAIPPNLIESELFGHERGAFTGAHVRARGKFEIAHGGSLFLDEIGELGSESQAKLLRVLDEREFMRVGGDRSVRVDVRVIAATNADLETLVRDRSFREDLYYRLKVVTIRVPPLRERRPDIPHLVETFLSELSRANAIALKRISPEALQAMQRHTWPGNVRELKNMVESILVSSRTEIIEIDDLPQEIRETRSLPRSGGIAAGMTLAEMERELILRTLEQTGGNRTHSATLLGIGVRTLQRKLHTYGIDVPSTRRRPRRSSRHDK; encoded by the coding sequence GTGGCTTCTCCGGGGACCGCCCGGGCCCAGAGTCGGCAGATGCTCGAAGATGCGGGGTACACCGTGCGAACCGAGTCCGACCCTGCCGCGGCCGTCCGACTGGCCGCCGAACACCGCTACGATGCGGTCCTGTTCCATACCGACCTGCAAAGCGCGCGCGGCGCGGACCGGATGCGTTCGCTGAAACTGGCGCTGGCGGGAACACCGGTGCTGGCCCTCTGCTCGCCCTCCGACCCCATCCGTCCTTCCAACGCCCTCCGACATGGAGCCGACGACTACCTGATGTTGCCCCTCGACCGTCACGAGTTGCGGACCCGTCTGCGTCGCATCCTCGAGATGGCCGAACTCGACAGCCGTGTCGCCTACTTTCAGGATCAGGTCTCCAAACGAACGAGTACGCAGACCCTCAAGGCCCAGTCCCAGTCGATGCAGAACGTTCTGGAACGGATCGATCGGGTGGCGCCGATGCGCTCGACGGTCCTCGTCGTAGGCGAGAGTGGGGTGGGCAAGGAGTTGGTCGCGCGGTCGATCCACTTCAAGTCGACCCGCACCCGCGCGCCGTTCATTCCGTTAAATTGCGCGGCGATTCCACCCAATCTGATCGAGTCGGAGCTCTTCGGGCACGAGCGCGGCGCGTTTACCGGTGCCCACGTTCGAGCACGGGGCAAGTTCGAGATCGCCCACGGAGGCTCGCTATTCCTGGATGAGATCGGTGAGCTGGGTTCCGAATCGCAGGCCAAGCTGCTTCGCGTCCTGGATGAACGCGAGTTCATGAGAGTGGGTGGAGACCGGAGCGTCCGGGTGGATGTACGCGTGATCGCGGCGACCAACGCCGATCTCGAAACCCTCGTGAGGGATCGTTCGTTCCGTGAAGACCTCTATTATCGACTGAAGGTCGTCACGATTCGCGTCCCTCCGTTACGCGAACGACGTCCCGACATCCCGCACCTCGTCGAGACGTTCCTGAGCGAACTCTCCCGGGCCAACGCGATCGCCCTTAAGCGAATCTCTCCCGAGGCCTTGCAGGCCATGCAGCGTCACACATGGCCGGGAAACGTTCGCGAGCTGAAGAACATGGTCGAGTCGATTCTGGTCTCCAGCCGGACCGAAATCATCGAAATCGACGATTTGCCCCAAGAAATTAGAGAAACCCGCTCGCTACCTCGCAGCGGAGGGATCGCTGCGGGCATGACGCTTGCGGAGATGGAGCGTGAATTGATCTTGCGAACACTGGAGCAGACCGGCGGCAATCGCACTCACAGTGCGACGTTGCTGGGAATCGGTGTTCGCACGTTGCAACGAAAGTTGCACACGTATGGCATCGATGTTCCGTCGACACGACGACGTCCACGACGTTCGTCGCGTCACGACAAATGA
- a CDS encoding peptidylprolyl isomerase: MRRISFHSGLLKAMALVVLGVFSASGSLPAEEAWTPPETVIHPGWYARIHTSMGLIIVRLLPEQAPQSVAHFAAAAEGELEWNDIITGKPVKERYFDGAQVHMAIAGRQFEAGDRTGSGTAAPSVYVPYDEGRGPVNFSVKGRMGLTRASGRRISAVQFFISASAQPWLSGHYPCIGVVVYGNDAALRITSVKTYGSGRPLEPVVIEKIRIFSIGDVEPLQEPIPYKPSPLEIAPRKKNGDAASSAP, from the coding sequence TTGAGACGTATTTCGTTCCACAGCGGGCTCCTGAAGGCGATGGCACTCGTCGTTCTAGGGGTCTTTTCCGCTAGCGGGTCGTTGCCGGCCGAGGAGGCCTGGACTCCACCGGAGACCGTGATCCACCCCGGTTGGTATGCCCGAATCCACACCAGCATGGGATTGATCATCGTCCGCCTGTTGCCGGAACAGGCCCCCCAATCGGTGGCCCACTTCGCCGCCGCCGCCGAGGGGGAGTTGGAGTGGAACGACATCATCACCGGAAAACCGGTGAAAGAGCGCTATTTCGATGGCGCTCAGGTCCACATGGCCATCGCCGGTCGCCAGTTCGAGGCGGGGGATCGGACCGGTAGCGGGACGGCGGCGCCGTCGGTCTACGTCCCTTACGACGAGGGCAGGGGACCGGTCAACTTCAGTGTGAAAGGGCGAATGGGGCTGACGCGCGCCAGCGGACGCCGGATCAGCGCCGTCCAGTTCTTCATCAGCGCCAGCGCTCAGCCCTGGCTATCGGGTCACTACCCCTGCATCGGTGTCGTCGTCTACGGCAATGACGCGGCGCTGCGGATCACCTCGGTCAAGACCTACGGGAGCGGTCGTCCGCTGGAGCCCGTCGTGATTGAGAAGATTCGGATCTTCTCGATCGGCGACGTTGAGCCGCTTCAAGAGCCCATCCCGTACAAGCCCAGCCCGCTAGAGATCGCCCCCAGAAAAAAGAATGGGGACGCTGCAAGCAGCGCCCCCTGA
- a CDS encoding type IV pilus twitching motility protein PilT: MFEMGASDLHLSSGETPMIRVHGGMTALEGRPANSDTETRELLWAIMPERNREEFRETNDSDFAYEIEGISRFRANVFRDRNGIGGVFRTIPTEILTAEQLDLPPAILRLCNLHKGLVVVTGPTGSGKSTTLAAMVDHINKTRKDHIITIEDPIEFVHQNRGCLVNQREVGTHTEGFKRALRAALREDPDIVLVGEMRDLETVAIAIETAETGHLVFGTLHTTTACSTVDRVIDQFPGDRQSQIRTMLSESLKGVVAQTLLKKKGGGRVAALEVLIVTPAISNLIREGKTFQIPSLMQTGKKIGMTLLNDALAELVKKGLVEPEEAYSKSIDKAGLMTNFKSGNIRFTPPGEE, translated from the coding sequence ATGTTTGAGATGGGTGCCAGCGACCTTCACCTTTCCTCGGGCGAGACACCGATGATTCGGGTCCACGGAGGGATGACCGCACTCGAGGGACGTCCTGCGAACTCCGATACCGAGACCCGCGAGCTGTTGTGGGCGATCATGCCGGAGCGGAACCGCGAGGAGTTCCGTGAGACGAACGACAGCGACTTCGCCTACGAGATCGAGGGGATCTCGAGGTTCCGCGCCAACGTCTTCCGCGACCGCAATGGGATCGGTGGCGTCTTCCGCACGATCCCGACCGAGATCTTGACGGCCGAACAGCTCGACCTTCCGCCGGCGATCCTTCGCCTCTGTAACCTTCACAAGGGTCTTGTCGTCGTCACCGGCCCAACGGGCTCGGGCAAGTCCACGACCCTCGCCGCGATGGTCGACCACATCAACAAGACCCGAAAAGACCACATCATCACCATCGAAGATCCGATCGAGTTTGTGCATCAGAATCGCGGTTGCCTCGTCAACCAGCGCGAGGTGGGCACGCATACGGAGGGGTTCAAGCGGGCGCTGCGGGCGGCACTTCGCGAGGACCCCGACATCGTCCTGGTCGGCGAGATGCGCGACCTCGAGACCGTCGCCATCGCCATCGAAACCGCCGAGACGGGTCATCTGGTGTTCGGCACCCTCCACACCACGACGGCGTGCTCCACGGTGGATCGGGTCATCGATCAGTTTCCCGGTGATCGTCAGTCCCAGATCCGGACCATGCTCTCCGAGTCCTTGAAGGGTGTCGTCGCCCAGACGCTTCTGAAGAAGAAGGGGGGCGGGCGCGTCGCGGCCCTGGAGGTCCTGATCGTCACACCCGCAATCTCGAATCTGATCCGCGAGGGGAAAACGTTCCAGATTCCCAGCCTGATGCAGACCGGAAAGAAAATCGGCATGACGCTTCTGAACGACGCGCTGGCGGAACTGGTCAAGAAGGGACTGGTGGAACCCGAGGAGGCCTACAGCAAGTCGATCGACAAGGCGGGCCTGATGACCAACTTCAAGAGCGGCAACATCCGCTTCACGCCGCCGGGCGAGGAATAG